The Brassica napus cultivar Da-Ae chromosome C1, Da-Ae, whole genome shotgun sequence DNA segment CTAAACATGGACTGAGTATGAAAAAGCTAAGAGGACAAGGTTATGATGGAGCGAGTAATATGAAGGGTGAATTCAACGGTTTGAGATCTTTAATTATGAGAGAATGTAGTTCTGCGTATTATGTCCATTGTTTTGCTCATCAACTCCAGTTAGTTGTCGTGGTAGTTGCTCAAAAGCATTTTGGGGTTGTGGATTTCTTTGATAAGCTTGCTGTCTTGTTAAATGTTGTTGGGGCTTTTTGTAAGAGAAAAGATATGGTGCGAGAAGATCATCTGAAAAGAATAGAGGAAAGAACTAAGAAAGGTGAAATGAAGACAGGAAAGGGATTAAACCAAGAGGTTTCATTTCAAAGACCCGGTAAAACTCGTTGGGGTTCTCATTACAAAACATTACTGCGGTTGGTTGATTTGTTTCCTTCTATCATTACAGTACTTGAGTATGTCGAAAAAGATGGGAGTGATGCTATCAAAAGACGACAAGCTAATGGTCTTCTCAATTACTTCTACACCTTTGAATTTGTGTTCTACTTGCAGTTAATGTTGCTTATTCTTGGGATCACAAATAGTTTATCAAAAGCTCTTCAAAGGAAAGACTTGGATATTCTGAATGCTATGTCGCTTGTGAAATCCACCAAGCAACAATTGAATAAGCTCAGGGAAAATGGATGGGAATCTATGATCAACAAAGTTTTTTCCTTCTGTAAAACTTACAAGACTGAGTTGCTGGTTATGGATGATGAGTTTAACTCCAAGAGTTCAAGAAAAAGAAGCAATATAACCAACTTGCATCATTACAAGGTAGAATGCTTTTACACTGTATTGGATATGCAAATTCATGAGTTTAATGACCGCTTTGATGAGGTAAACACTGAATTACTTGGTTGCATTGCTTCTTTGAGCCCTAGTGATTCATTTCGTGAGTTTGATCACTTGAAAGTTATGAGGTTGTCTGAGTTTTATCCTGAGGATTTTAGTCATATGGAGCGGATGACTCTTGAACATCAACTTGGTCTCTATATTGATAACATTCGCGAAGATGAAAGATTTGCTAATTTGAAGAATCTTGGAGATCTTGCATGTATGATGGTAGAGACAAAGAAACACCTTTCACATCCTTTGGTTTATTGGATTTTAAAGCTAGTTTTGACTTTGCCTGTCGCCACTGCTACAGTTGAAAGATGTTTTTCTGCGATGAAGATTGTGAAG contains these protein-coding regions:
- the LOC125580218 gene encoding zinc finger MYM-type protein 1-like produces the protein MEKYFKPKRKFESLAMSEDELEKLPYDPGERKRISKYPPNQRDEVIRKYLIRGPCQPRGHEFPKTLFTNKLRRFNPSWFDLYGDWLEYSVKKDKAYCLFCYLFRDYTENKGGSDAFVITGFDDWNKTERLQDHVGAVNSFHNSALKRCRFLLQQGLPFRGHDESVDSVNKGNFLALLKYTAEQNELVSKVVLENAPKNNQMVSHKIQTDIVHCFAEEVIESVIQEVGHDIFCLLVDESADVSDKEQMAVVFRFVDNHGIVKERFIGLVHVKETSSLSLKCAVDSLFAKHGLSMKKLRGQGYDGASNMKGEFNGLRSLIMREFAQKHFGVVDFFDKLAVLLNVVGAFCKRKDMVREDHLKRIEERTKKGEMKTGKGLNQEVSFQRPGKTRWGSHYKTLLRLVDLFPSIITVLEYVEKDGSDAIKRRQANGLLNYFYTFEFVFYLQLMLLILGITNSLSKALQRKDLDILNAMSLVKSTKQQLNKLRENGWESMINKVFSFCKTYKTELLVMDDEFNSKSSRKRSNITNLHHYKVECFYTVLDMQIHEFNDRFDEVNTELLGCIASLSPSDSFREFDHLKVMRLSEFYPEDFSHMERMTLEHQLGLYIDNIREDERFANLKNLGDLACMMVETKKHLSHPLVYWILKLVLTLPVATATVERCFSAMKIVKTSLRNRISDQFLNDCFICFVEKELFEKVTNDAVIKRFQKMESRRINL